In one Culex quinquefasciatus strain JHB chromosome 2, VPISU_Cqui_1.0_pri_paternal, whole genome shotgun sequence genomic region, the following are encoded:
- the LOC6035916 gene encoding zinc finger protein 91: MEQPEIAAVDDAPALPPSSNRSNSTSSSESGSSSSGSSESSQEVNDDGGQQGEEGGTNGRSSSADYPAVMPPPPPAVNTLCRICMCDPAEDGRMLESLFRTTVDSKTLYAMLVTVVPLGQGNNDGMPDKVCTSCKGKLVQAYRLYETCVKSDERLRKLLQLQNSAGGVLIKQEIIDEDDEDVELANFQLYCDAQVKKEDEYDQDYLFDGGFYGVGLAAAHYNTPNLRIQSVHNGPEVLVQLQEGLDAPSQPAVEWDKYVKVTPNGHHCILCGKDFKYFSYFKQHAIAQHDPSKPHKCHQCKYTFKTEQRLFLHMRTHLEQQAEELPLAVEHAELPEPELEIEGTLDLDQSEDSIVDDESVSISINPDNGEKIYTCLICQKQLTTLPLYRRHQTVHTVRGRPFECEICHYRFAMKFSYNAHMLRHEQGKDPAQPAAYKCAECPQTFVRRKLLNLHVAVNHEKPTVYLNRTAPAAILTSNISEGRGGHACPICSETFNRESVLNNHMKMHELEAAQLKHSEVCYICNVCGVECETRDSFTTHIKTHGDDIALEHQNNSMDVDDDDDDPAMPPTPQNGATDPLSTSTPTSKPEPKSGVRCELCSKTFPYACNLKQHRIIHHSELKPHECHICHYRFEYEGTLMRHMQKHSKQELSAAAAATNTPTTIPSLPQPEDPIVAPAGASLVFKCKLCSARFQKQKSMTWHLKTHRSIVAAGEDKEASPTKELGSPLSPNSAATASANAFAARLDLKPQQPQPTSSSSTALQQIQQLQQAALRGMAAAAAAGGAKMYKCGYCPQKLDSEDAYYQHLKGHRVRPATDPLQPDEETPPAKKKRSWVRSGEHHKCHLCQKVFTFRSQLQQHTALHHQPGKPYECGKCHYSFVHKLNLKRHELTHLEEERVSAEDDPSIQLLEDESFNAEELAEPDEMSPAVVGLMPVNRGGVGSEAGDKQSGEGVGPPKRNKCVVCAATFQREDQLIEHLKTHIERMKVTKQETQSAKKILTDDSDKKCKLCAKVFKFSCQLKQHIQMHHSKDKPFECNICRYRFEFKGHMLRHKANNHPDELAAEEADADELPAKITTPTVNPDGSEVYQCPVCPMNFVKQRSLTWHLKTHSGAGSGRKIKREDGGGGGIYPSASSSSSTGEVFQCRVCTRLFNDAYELKAHMLTHAGSSTSSSGQVIEADHSLFGSGLDMMLQDFPDTMEDTDPLFDGSNLELVLEDNFDHDLDFSMRYNQPQDTSSSLPQTRRSLPTGGIANDSSVYDMAEPGASTTPAKGKIVCELCKKDFLYSCNLKQHMQLHHAKEKPFECKICFYRFEYSGHLVRHIRTNHDNQQEDAIGDAIERNFVCTFCSELFEQKSQLNSHIQTYHRGEKQFKCDLCPASFAYKKTFENHREEHHSIKPGEPSAAPFVAAAVVAPPPSVASGSANFSCNLCKKTFSSAQKVDNHVCFQ; encoded by the exons ATGGAGCAACCCGAAATAGCCGCCGTCGATGATGCTCCTGCCCTCCCGCCCTCGTCCAACCGGAGCAATAGCACCAGCAGCTCCGAAAGCGGAAGCAGCAGTAGCGGTTCCAGTGAGTCGAGCCAGGAAGTGAACGACGATGGGGGACAGCAGGGAGAGGAGGGTGGAACGAATGGCCGGAGCAGTTCGGCTGATTATCCGGCTGTGATGCCGCCCCCGCCACCGGCCGTCAATACGCTGTGCAGGATTTGTATGTGCGATCCGGCCGAGGATGGTCGAATGCTGGAGTCGTTGTTCCGGACGACGGTCGACTCGAAGACGCTGTACGCGATGTTGGTGACCGTAGTTCCGCTGGGGCAGGGCAACAACGACGGAATGCCGGACAAGGTGTGTACGAGCTGTAAGGGGAAGTTGGTGCAGGCGTACAGGCTGTACGAGACCTGCGTCAAGAGTGACGAACGGTTGAGGAAGTTGTTGCAGCTGCAGAACAGTGCCGGAGGAGTGCTGATTAAGCAGGAGATTATCGATGAAGACGACGAGGACGTTGAGTTGGCCAATTTTCAGCTGTACTGCGATGCGCAGGTGAAGAAGGAGGACGAATATGACCAGGATTACCTGTTTGATGGAGGGTTTTATGGGGTTGGATTGGCCGCGGCGCATTACAACACACCGAATTTGCGCATTCAGTCGGTGCACAACGGGCCGGAAGTGTTGGTGCAGCTGCAGGAAGGTCTTGATGCGCCCTCGCAGCCAGCTGTGGAGTGGGACAAGTATGTGAAGGTGACCCCAAATGGCCATCACTGCATTCTGTGTGGAAAggactttaaatactttagctACTTTAAGCAGCACGCGATCGCCCAACATGACCCGAGCAAGCCCCACAAATGCCACCAGTGCAAGTACACGTTCAAGACGGAACAGCGTCTGTTTCTACACATGCGAACCCATCTGGAACAACAAGCTGAAGAACTTCCTCTTGCCGTTGAGCACGCCGAACTGCCCGAACCGGAGCTGGAAATCGAAGGAACGCTCGATCTGGACCAGTCCGAGGATTCCATCGTTGACGACGAAAGCGTTTCCATTTCGATTAACCCGGACAATGGCGAGAAAATCTACACCTGCCTGATCTGCCAGAAGCAGCTGACCACGCTCCCTCTTTACCGGCGCCACCAAACGGTCCACACGGTCCGTGGCCGGCCATTTGAGTGTGAAATCTGCCACTACCGGTTCGCGATGAAGTTCAGCTACAACGCGCACATGCTGCGCCACGAACAGGGCAAAGACCCGGCCCAACCTGCGGCCTACAAGTGTGCCGAATGTCCGCAAACGTTCGTCCGGCGGAAGCTCCTCAATCTGCACGTCGCCGTGAACCACGAAAAACCAACCGTCTATCTCAACCGAACCGCCCCGGCAGCTATCCTGACGAGCAACATCTCCGAGGGACGCGGCGGCCACGCCTGCCCGATTTGCTCGGAAACCTTCAACCGCGAGTCGGTCCTCAACAATCACATGAAAATGCACGAACTCGAGGCGGCCCAACTCAAGCACTCGGAAGTGTGCTACATCTGCAACGTGTGCGGCGTCGAGTGCGAAACGCGCGATTCCTTCACCACCCACATCAAAACCCACGGCGACGACATTGCCCTCGAGCACCAGAACAACTCGATGGACgtggacgacgatgacgacgatccGGCCATGCCGCCGACGCCCCAAAACGGTGCCACCGATCCGCTCAGCACCAGCACACCCACCTCCAAGCCCGAACCCAAGTCCGGCGTGCGGTGCGAGCTCTGCTCCAAGACATTCCCGTATGCGTGCAACCTCAAACAGCACCGGATCATCCACCACTCGGAACTGAAGCCGCACGAATGCCACATCTGCCACTACCGGTTCGAGTACGAGGGCACCCTGATGCGCCACATGCAGAAACATTCCAAACAGGAATTGAGTGCTGCCGCGGCCGCCACCAACACCCCAACAACCATCCCGTCTCTTCCCCAACCCGAAGACCCGATCGTGGCCCCGGCCGGCGCTTCCCTCGTGTTCAAGTGCAAACTGTGCTCGGCACGCTTCCAGAAGCAGAAATCGATGACCTGGCATCTGAAAACGCACCGCTCGATCGTGGCCGCCGGCGAGGACAAAGAGGCGAGCCCCACCAAGGAGCTGGGCAGTCCGCTGTCGCCCAACTCGGCGGCCACGGCGTCTGCGAATGCGTTTGCGGCGCGGTTGGATTTGAAGCCACAGCAGCCCCAGCCGACGTCGTCCTCGTCGACGGCATTGCAGCAGATTCAGCAGCTTCAGCAGGCGGCATTGCGGGgaatggctgctgctgctgctgctggaggagCCAAGATGTACAAGTGTGGATACTGTCCGCAG AAACTGGATTCGGAGGATGCTTACTACCAGCATTTGAAGGGTCATCGAGTCCGACCGGCGACCGACCCGCTCCAGCCGGATGAAGAAACGCCCCCGGCCAAGAAGAAACGGTCCTGGGTTCGTTCGGGCGAGCACCACAAGTGTCACCTCTGCCAGAAGGTGTTTACGTTCCGCAGCCAGCTGCAGCAGCACACGGCCCTACATCATCAGCCGGGCAAACCGTACGAGTGTGGCAAGTGCCACTACAGTTTCGTGCACAAGCTGAACCTCAAGCGGCACGAGCTGACCCATCTGGAAGAGGAGCGCGTGTCCGCCGAGGATGATCCGTCGATTCAGCTGCTCGAGGACGAAAGCTTCAACGCGGAGGAACTCGCCGAACCGGACGAGATGAGTCCGGCCGTAGTCGGACTGATGCCGGTGAATCGTGGCGGCGTCGGCAGCGAAGCCGGTGACAAACAGTCCGGCGAGGGCGTTGGTCCACCAAAGAGAAACAAGTGTGTCGTCTGCGCGGCCACCTTCCAGCGCGAGGACCAGCTGATCGAGCATCTCAAGACGCACATCGAGCGGATGAAGGTCACCAAGCAGGAGACGCAGTCCGCCAAGAAGATACTCACGGACGACAGCGACAAGAAGTGCAAACTGTGCGCGAAG GTGTTCAAGTTCTCGTGCCAGCTGAAGCAGCACATTCAGATGCATCACTCCAAGGATAAGCCGTTTGAGTGTAACATTTGCAG GTATCGGTTCGAGTTCAAGGGTCACATGCTCCGTCACAAGGCCAACAACCACCCGGACGAGCTTGCAGCCGAAGAGGCCGACGCGGACGAGCTGCCGGCGAAGATCACGACACCGACGGTTAACCCAGATGGGTCCGAAGTGTACCAGTGTCCGGTATGTCCGATGAACTTTGTCAAGCAGCGCTCGCTCACCTGGCACCTGAAGACGCACAGTGGCGCCGGCAGCGGCCGGAAGATCAAACGGGAAGACGGCGGTGGTGGTGGCATTTACCCGTCGGCGTCGTCCTCCTCCTCGACGGGAGAAGTCTTCCAGTGCCGGGTTTGTACGCGGTTGTTTAACGATGCGTACGAACTGAAGGCGCACATGCTGACGCACGCTGGCAGTTCCACCAGCTCCAGTGGCCAGGTCATCGAGGCCGACCATTCGCTGTTTGGATCCGGGCTGGACATGATGCTGCAGGACTTCCCCGACACGATGGAGGACACCGATCCGCTGTTTGACGGCTCGAACCTGGAGTTGGTGCTGGAGGACAACTTTGACCATGATCTCGACTTTAGCATGCGCTACAACCAACCGCAAGACACGTCGTCGTCGCTTCCACAAACCAGGAGAAGTCTTCCGACCGGCGGCATTGCTAACGACAGTTCCGTTTACGACATGGCCGAACCGGGCGCCTCGACGACACCGGCCAAGGGCAAAATCGTGTGCGAGCTGTGCAAGAAGGATTTCCTGTACTCGTGCAACCTGAAGCAGCATATGCAGCTGCACCACGCCAAGGAGAAGCCGTTCGAGTGCAAGATTTGCTTCTACCGGTTCGAGTACAGCGGCCATCTGGTGCGCCACATCCGCACGAACCACGACAACCAGCAGGAGGACGCCATCGGGGACGCGATCGAGCGGAACTTTGTGTGCACCTTCTGTTCGGAGCTGTTTGAGCAGAAAT CACAACTTAACTCGCACATCCAGACCTATCACAGGGGCGAGAAGCAGTTCAAGTGTGACTTGTGTCCGGCGTCGTTTGCGTACAAGAAAACGTTTGAAAATCATCGCGAAGAGCACCACTCGATCAAGCCCGGTG AACCATCTGCCGCTCCGTTTGTTGCTGCCGCAGTCGTTGCACCGCCGCCCAGTGTTGCCAGCGGTTCCGCCAACTTTTCGTGCAATTTATGCAAGAAGAC GTTCAGCTCGGCACAAAAAGTGGACAACCACGTTTGCTTCCAGTGA